From the genome of Patagioenas fasciata isolate bPatFas1 chromosome 17, bPatFas1.hap1, whole genome shotgun sequence, one region includes:
- the GNB1L gene encoding guanine nucleotide-binding protein subunit beta-like protein 1 isoform X1 produces the protein MLEGDVASVSDVIARMALPPPDPQFVLRGTSAAVHTLHFSCGGQEPDVPILFSGSENGFIHVWNLKTHRVDAALDGHGRKSVYCVQTMGGKDTLLSQGRDQRICMWDLAEGRTSVTDSVFTENVGFCRCSLLKVAQGRWLMAMAAKATDEVQVLELPSKTSVCTLKPEVGAKLGMPMCLKLWQLSCRSPPLLLAGYEDGSVVLWNLSTGKALSQLVCHQEPVMSLDFDSEKAKGISGSSEKVLSIWSLNEQQNLQVYKTHKLVNAGISDITIRPDKKILATAGWDHRIRIFGWKKLKPLAVLDYHTATVHCVSFSDHKHPSERLLAAGSKDQRISIWSIYTQT, from the exons GTCATTGCTCGGATGGCTCTGCCACCTCCGGATCCACAGTTTGTTCTCAGGGGTACCAGCGCTGCAGTCCACACTCTGCATTTTTCCTGTGGAGGCCAAGAACCTGATGTCCCCATTCTTTTCTCTGG GTCTGAGAACGGCTTTATCCACGTCTGGAACCTGAAAACACACAGAGTGGACGCAGCACTGGATGGCCATGGAAGGAAATCTGTCTACTGCGTCCAGACAATGGGTGGTAAAGACACGCTCCTCAG TCAGGGCCGTGACCAGAGGATCTGCATGTGGGATTTGGCAGAGGGACGGACTTCAGTGACGGATTCTGTCTTCACAGAGAATGTGGGGTtctgcagatgctctctattaaagGTGGCGCAGGGACGCTGGCTAATGGCCATGGCAGCCAAAGCCACAGACGAG GTTCAGGTTTTGGAGCTGCCATCCAAGACGTCAGTCTGTACCTTGAAGCCAGAGGTGGGTGCCAAGCTGGGCATGCCCATGTGTCTGAAGCTATGGCAG CTCAGCTGTCGTTCACCACCTTTGCTTCTGGCTGGCTATGAAGATGGATCAGTGGTCCTTTGGAATTTGTCAACGGGAAAAGCCTTGAGCCAACTTGTTTGCCACCAGGAGCCAGTGATGAGCCTTGACTTTGACTCGGAGAAGGCCAAGGGGATCTCGGGCTCATCCGAAAAGGTGCTCAGCATCTGGAGCCTCAATGAGCAACAGAACCTCCAG GtttacaaaacacacaaactTGTCAACGCTGGCATATCTGATATCACCATCCGTCCAGACAAGAAGATTTTAGCAACAGCAGGGTGGGATCATCGCATTAGGATCTTTGGCTGGAAAAAACTGAAGCCCTTAGCAGTGCTGGACTACCACACAGCAACTGTCCATTGTGTGTCCTTCTCAGATCACAAACACCCCAGCGAGAGACTGCTGGCAGCTGGCTCAAAAGATCAGCGCATCAGTATCTGGTCAATATATACTCAGACATGA
- the GNB1L gene encoding guanine nucleotide-binding protein subunit beta-like protein 1 isoform X3, which produces MALPPPDPQFVLRGTSAAVHTLHFSCGGQEPDVPILFSGSENGFIHVWNLKTHRVDAALDGHGRKSVYCVQTMGGKDTLLSQGRDQRICMWDLAEGRTSVTDSVFTENVGFCRCSLLKVAQGRWLMAMAAKATDEVQVLELPSKTSVCTLKPEVGAKLGMPMCLKLWQLSCRSPPLLLAGYEDGSVVLWNLSTGKALSQLVCHQEPVMSLDFDSEKAKGISGSSEKVLSIWSLNEQQNLQVYKTHKLVNAGISDITIRPDKKILATAGWDHRIRIFGWKKLKPLAVLDYHTATVHCVSFSDHKHPSERLLAAGSKDQRISIWSIYTQT; this is translated from the exons ATGGCTCTGCCACCTCCGGATCCACAGTTTGTTCTCAGGGGTACCAGCGCTGCAGTCCACACTCTGCATTTTTCCTGTGGAGGCCAAGAACCTGATGTCCCCATTCTTTTCTCTGG GTCTGAGAACGGCTTTATCCACGTCTGGAACCTGAAAACACACAGAGTGGACGCAGCACTGGATGGCCATGGAAGGAAATCTGTCTACTGCGTCCAGACAATGGGTGGTAAAGACACGCTCCTCAG TCAGGGCCGTGACCAGAGGATCTGCATGTGGGATTTGGCAGAGGGACGGACTTCAGTGACGGATTCTGTCTTCACAGAGAATGTGGGGTtctgcagatgctctctattaaagGTGGCGCAGGGACGCTGGCTAATGGCCATGGCAGCCAAAGCCACAGACGAG GTTCAGGTTTTGGAGCTGCCATCCAAGACGTCAGTCTGTACCTTGAAGCCAGAGGTGGGTGCCAAGCTGGGCATGCCCATGTGTCTGAAGCTATGGCAG CTCAGCTGTCGTTCACCACCTTTGCTTCTGGCTGGCTATGAAGATGGATCAGTGGTCCTTTGGAATTTGTCAACGGGAAAAGCCTTGAGCCAACTTGTTTGCCACCAGGAGCCAGTGATGAGCCTTGACTTTGACTCGGAGAAGGCCAAGGGGATCTCGGGCTCATCCGAAAAGGTGCTCAGCATCTGGAGCCTCAATGAGCAACAGAACCTCCAG GtttacaaaacacacaaactTGTCAACGCTGGCATATCTGATATCACCATCCGTCCAGACAAGAAGATTTTAGCAACAGCAGGGTGGGATCATCGCATTAGGATCTTTGGCTGGAAAAAACTGAAGCCCTTAGCAGTGCTGGACTACCACACAGCAACTGTCCATTGTGTGTCCTTCTCAGATCACAAACACCCCAGCGAGAGACTGCTGGCAGCTGGCTCAAAAGATCAGCGCATCAGTATCTGGTCAATATATACTCAGACATGA
- the GNB1L gene encoding guanine nucleotide-binding protein subunit beta-like protein 1 isoform X2, with protein MIPINIFIDLQVIARMALPPPDPQFVLRGTSAAVHTLHFSCGGQEPDVPILFSGSENGFIHVWNLKTHRVDAALDGHGRKSVYCVQTMGGKDTLLSQGRDQRICMWDLAEGRTSVTDSVFTENVGFCRCSLLKVAQGRWLMAMAAKATDEVQVLELPSKTSVCTLKPEVGAKLGMPMCLKLWQLSCRSPPLLLAGYEDGSVVLWNLSTGKALSQLVCHQEPVMSLDFDSEKAKGISGSSEKVLSIWSLNEQQNLQVYKTHKLVNAGISDITIRPDKKILATAGWDHRIRIFGWKKLKPLAVLDYHTATVHCVSFSDHKHPSERLLAAGSKDQRISIWSIYTQT; from the exons GTCATTGCTCGGATGGCTCTGCCACCTCCGGATCCACAGTTTGTTCTCAGGGGTACCAGCGCTGCAGTCCACACTCTGCATTTTTCCTGTGGAGGCCAAGAACCTGATGTCCCCATTCTTTTCTCTGG GTCTGAGAACGGCTTTATCCACGTCTGGAACCTGAAAACACACAGAGTGGACGCAGCACTGGATGGCCATGGAAGGAAATCTGTCTACTGCGTCCAGACAATGGGTGGTAAAGACACGCTCCTCAG TCAGGGCCGTGACCAGAGGATCTGCATGTGGGATTTGGCAGAGGGACGGACTTCAGTGACGGATTCTGTCTTCACAGAGAATGTGGGGTtctgcagatgctctctattaaagGTGGCGCAGGGACGCTGGCTAATGGCCATGGCAGCCAAAGCCACAGACGAG GTTCAGGTTTTGGAGCTGCCATCCAAGACGTCAGTCTGTACCTTGAAGCCAGAGGTGGGTGCCAAGCTGGGCATGCCCATGTGTCTGAAGCTATGGCAG CTCAGCTGTCGTTCACCACCTTTGCTTCTGGCTGGCTATGAAGATGGATCAGTGGTCCTTTGGAATTTGTCAACGGGAAAAGCCTTGAGCCAACTTGTTTGCCACCAGGAGCCAGTGATGAGCCTTGACTTTGACTCGGAGAAGGCCAAGGGGATCTCGGGCTCATCCGAAAAGGTGCTCAGCATCTGGAGCCTCAATGAGCAACAGAACCTCCAG GtttacaaaacacacaaactTGTCAACGCTGGCATATCTGATATCACCATCCGTCCAGACAAGAAGATTTTAGCAACAGCAGGGTGGGATCATCGCATTAGGATCTTTGGCTGGAAAAAACTGAAGCCCTTAGCAGTGCTGGACTACCACACAGCAACTGTCCATTGTGTGTCCTTCTCAGATCACAAACACCCCAGCGAGAGACTGCTGGCAGCTGGCTCAAAAGATCAGCGCATCAGTATCTGGTCAATATATACTCAGACATGA